The Streptococcus equi subsp. equi nucleotide sequence ATCTAGGAGAGCTAGTCAAGGAAAGCCCTGGTTTGTTGAGTTTTCTGTACGGCTGGATTTTTCTATTGTTCATGTTTTTGATGCTATTTGCACTGGGTCAAGCGTTAAAAAATACCATCATAGCCTATTATTTTTTAGATATCAAAAAGAATACCGCAAGCATTTTAATATAAGCGATGAGCAGTGGTACGGTAAATGGCGTTTAAAAATATTATTAAAATAAACGATATAAGGAGTAATCATATGCAAAAAGAATTATTACCGTTAGGAAGTGTTGTCTATCTAGAGGGAGCAACAAGCAAGCTAATGATTGTCGGACGTGGTCCTATATTTGAATCTAATGGCCAAAATGTCTACAGTGATTATGTTGGAGTAATGTATCCAGAAGGGATCAATCCAGAAGACGCGATTTTTTTCAACCATGAAGATATTGCAAAAACAGTCTTTGAAGGCTTCAAGGACGAAGAAGAACAACGCTTTTTAGAAGTGTATTCTGATTGGGAGAGTACTTTAGAAATTTCCAAAATAAAGCTATAGATGAACTGTAGCAGATATATTTGTCAGTAGATTGTCATGATTATATTGAAAGATTATGACTTTCTCTGGCTTAAATACCTCTAAAGTTCCAAAGTTTAGAAAAGGCTTTAAAATGAGTGTTATAATAGCATTTATGCTCATTAAATAAAGGTAGCATTTCAATAGAATCGGTAAAAAAATAAAAAACCTGTCAAAACCTCTTGACAATTAAAGGTAAGATATCGTATACTAGTGAAGCTGTCGGCGAGCACTAGCTCAAGTTAATGAAAAAAAGGTAAAAAAAGTAGTTGACAAAGGCAGTCTAAGCTGATAGAATGTAATAGTTGTCTCGTGAGACAAAGACCTTTGAGAACTGAATAAGACGACCTAAACGTGCGGGTTACGGAAGTAACCTGTCAATAAAGAAACAAGTCAGTAATGACGTCGAGTTAAGAGCTCAAACACTGAATTAACGAGAGTTTGATCCTGGCTCAGGACGAACGCTGGCGGCGTGCCTAATACATGCAAGTGGAACGCACAGATGATACGTAGCTTGCTACAATTATCTGTGAGTCGCGAACGGGTGAGTAACGCGTAGGTAACCTAGCTTATAGCGGGGGATAACTATTGGAAACGATAGCTAATACCGCATAAAAGTGGTTGACCCATGTTAACCATTTAAAAGGAGCAACAGCTCCACTATGAGATGGACCTGCGTTGTATTAGCTAGTTGGTAGGGTAAAGGCCTACCAAGGCGACGATACATAGCCGACCTGAGAGGGTGAACGGCCACACTGGGACTGAGACACGGCCCAGACTCCTACGGGAGGCAGCAGTAGGGAATCTTCGGCAATGGGGGGAACCCTGACCGAGCAACGCCGCGTGAGTGAAGAAGGTTTTCGGATCGTAAAGCTCTGTTGTTAGAGAAGAACAGTGATGGGAGTGGAAAGTCCATCATGTGACGGTAACTAACCAGAAAGGGACGGCTAACTACGTGCCAGCAGCCGCGGTAATACGTAGGTCCCGAGCGTTGTCCGGATTT carries:
- a CDS encoding Putative EsaC protein analog (Listeria type 3), with translation MQKELLPLGSVVYLEGATSKLMIVGRGPIFESNGQNVYSDYVGVMYPEGINPEDAIFFNHEDIAKTVFEGFKDEEEQRFLEVYSDWESTLEISKIKL